A genomic region of Trichothermofontia sichuanensis B231 contains the following coding sequences:
- a CDS encoding serine hydrolase produces MLTTDFVPQNYDFLSTDVPYFSLELESNSLLSLASPGSWGSVDQLTSMAPLSDCSTSNPTLWRDLTFWGTPQPDVYSGGGGNDYFYGAQGDDMLCGNNGNDQLIGGTGNDRLVGGAGDDSLNGQAGTDKLWGRSGQDHLDGGSGRDQLNGGKGNDRLIDRDGGDHLTGGLGADQFWIGNGRLGVTQVTDFEIGRDRLRFLELGATFDQLTLRNTPAGVVLSYAGRELVQLLGITAAQVTADQLDFGAASLVSDLQTILNQVQQNPLFKGSTLSVVTPDGSFWHGASGFSDAETGQQMRPDDRLEIASATKPFVAVTVLQLVQEGKLSLDDSLSKWLPNVAQRLDNGNRATIRQLLNHTSGIVDYLDAFVSAVFVDPELQTKRWTAEQVLTYAYGKNSDETPGQYAYSNTNYVLLGLIIEKATGNSLAQQIRQRILQPLGMQNTFYAPQENVTGGYAPNYISLEGTPIELDTQVNPTLLGAGASGIVSTTADMSRFMQALKEGELLPPALFQQMREDGIPNQELRYGLGIFTYTQTGVGTIVGHNGGLLSNSQIFYLNDGTIVTALKNGFDRTDQANNEILYTEAFKAIRCVAAP; encoded by the coding sequence ATGCTGACAACTGACTTTGTACCGCAAAATTATGACTTCTTATCTACTGATGTACCTTATTTTTCATTGGAGCTTGAGTCAAATTCTTTGCTATCATTAGCGTCGCCTGGCTCATGGGGTTCTGTCGATCAACTAACTTCGATGGCTCCGCTATCTGATTGTTCTACAAGCAATCCAACATTATGGAGAGATCTAACGTTTTGGGGTACGCCTCAGCCGGATGTATATAGTGGTGGTGGCGGTAATGACTACTTCTACGGAGCGCAGGGGGATGACATGCTATGCGGAAATAATGGCAACGATCAGCTAATTGGTGGCACTGGCAACGATCGTTTGGTGGGCGGTGCTGGGGACGACAGTTTGAACGGACAAGCCGGAACAGACAAGCTTTGGGGCCGAAGTGGGCAAGATCACCTGGATGGGGGTAGTGGGCGTGACCAACTCAATGGTGGCAAGGGCAACGATCGCTTAATCGACCGAGATGGGGGAGATCACTTAACCGGAGGATTGGGCGCGGATCAGTTCTGGATTGGCAACGGCAGATTGGGCGTAACTCAAGTGACTGATTTTGAAATTGGACGCGATCGCCTGCGATTTCTAGAATTGGGTGCTACGTTTGACCAGCTAACTCTACGAAACACCCCAGCAGGCGTTGTGTTATCCTATGCCGGACGGGAACTTGTGCAACTGCTGGGCATCACCGCTGCACAAGTTACAGCAGATCAACTAGACTTTGGGGCAGCGTCACTGGTCAGCGATCTACAAACAATCCTGAATCAAGTACAGCAAAATCCACTGTTTAAGGGATCGACTCTCTCGGTTGTTACACCCGACGGCTCCTTTTGGCATGGGGCAAGTGGGTTTTCAGACGCAGAAACCGGGCAACAGATGCGTCCAGACGATCGCCTCGAAATCGCCAGTGCCACTAAGCCGTTTGTAGCGGTGACGGTGCTACAGCTAGTGCAAGAAGGCAAACTCAGCCTGGACGACTCCTTGAGTAAGTGGCTGCCCAATGTGGCTCAACGACTTGACAACGGCAATCGGGCCACCATTCGCCAACTGCTCAACCACACAAGTGGTATTGTTGACTATTTAGATGCCTTTGTCTCTGCCGTCTTTGTCGATCCCGAATTGCAAACAAAACGCTGGACGGCTGAGCAGGTTTTAACCTACGCTTATGGCAAAAATTCTGATGAGACTCCTGGTCAATATGCTTATAGCAATACTAATTATGTGTTACTAGGACTCATTATTGAAAAGGCAACTGGAAACTCACTTGCTCAACAAATCCGTCAGCGCATTCTACAACCGCTAGGTATGCAGAATACCTTCTACGCACCGCAGGAAAACGTAACGGGTGGCTACGCACCAAATTACATTAGTTTGGAAGGAACTCCTATCGAGTTAGACACGCAGGTAAATCCTACGCTGCTTGGGGCAGGTGCATCAGGCATTGTTTCAACTACAGCAGATATGTCTCGCTTTATGCAAGCCTTAAAAGAAGGTGAGTTACTGCCACCTGCCCTGTTTCAGCAGATGCGAGAAGACGGCATCCCTAATCAAGAGCTGCGCTACGGTCTGGGCATCTTCACATATACTCAGACCGGAGTTGGTACAATTGTTGGACACAATGGTGGTCTACTATCTAATTCTCAAATTTTCTACTTAAATGACGGTACGATTGTTACCGCGCTCAAAAATGGCTTTGATCGCACCGATCAGGCGAATAATGAAATCCTCTATACAGAAGCATTTAAAGCAATTCGTTGTGTAGCCGCGCCCTAG
- the treZ gene encoding malto-oligosyltrehalose trehalohydrolase encodes MRLGSYYLGNGQCQFTVWAPQREAVAVHLLDANDGSSLSHDRLIPLNRGDRGYWQITTRAQPGTLYRYQLDHHLERPDPASHWQPQGVHGPSCIVDPDAFTWQDADWRGIPLAQMVIYELHVGTFTPEGTFTAILDRLPDLLDLGINAIELMPVAQYPGDRNWGYDGVYPYAVQHSYGGPTGLKTLVNACHQAGIAVILDVVYNHLGPEGNYLWDYGPYFTEKYKTPWGSAINFDDADSDEVRAYFLGNAQYWLQDFHIDALRLDAVHAIYDFSAQPFLQELADRVATLSDATYQRYLIAESDLNDARVIRPKSLGGWGHDAQWCDDFHHALHTLLTGERSGYYADFGGIEHLAQAYRRGYVYAGEYSVHRRRRHGNAPSDCRAEQFVVCCQNHDQVGNRLAGERLSLLVDFEGLKLAAGAVLLSPFVPMLFMGEEYGETAPFLYFVSHGDANLIEAVRRGRAEEFKAFHWLGEVPDPQGLEVFALSKLDWARSPQGNQGRLRSFYRQLIQYRRTFPALATLDTRSQQVVTVPEQPGLWLHRWVETQEVLILMNFAAVALTIAPPWPPGIWQRCLDSADSQWAGPGAIAPTTLQENTIVTLSPRSVVMYQA; translated from the coding sequence ATGAGATTGGGGAGTTATTATCTCGGCAATGGCCAGTGTCAATTTACGGTATGGGCACCGCAGCGCGAAGCGGTAGCTGTCCATCTGCTCGATGCCAATGATGGGTCATCGTTGTCTCACGATCGCCTTATCCCCCTAAATCGCGGCGATCGCGGTTACTGGCAGATCACCACTCGCGCCCAACCCGGCACCCTATACCGTTACCAACTCGATCACCATCTTGAGCGCCCTGATCCGGCTTCCCATTGGCAACCGCAGGGGGTGCATGGCCCTTCCTGCATCGTTGATCCCGATGCCTTCACGTGGCAGGATGCAGACTGGCGAGGCATTCCTCTAGCCCAGATGGTGATTTATGAATTGCATGTCGGCACCTTTACCCCAGAGGGAACCTTTACCGCCATTCTTGATCGCCTGCCAGATTTACTCGACTTGGGGATTAACGCGATCGAACTCATGCCGGTAGCCCAATATCCTGGCGATCGCAATTGGGGCTATGACGGGGTGTATCCCTATGCCGTGCAGCATTCCTACGGGGGGCCGACCGGGCTAAAAACCCTGGTTAACGCTTGCCATCAGGCGGGGATCGCCGTCATCCTGGATGTGGTCTATAACCACCTGGGACCGGAGGGAAATTATCTGTGGGACTATGGACCTTATTTCACCGAGAAATACAAAACCCCCTGGGGCAGTGCGATCAATTTTGACGATGCCGATAGCGATGAGGTCCGAGCATATTTTCTAGGAAATGCCCAGTATTGGCTACAGGATTTTCATATCGATGCCCTGCGTCTGGATGCTGTTCATGCTATTTATGACTTCAGTGCCCAGCCCTTTTTACAGGAGTTAGCCGATCGCGTCGCTACTCTCTCTGATGCTACCTATCAGCGTTATTTAATTGCCGAAAGTGATCTGAACGATGCCCGTGTCATTCGGCCTAAATCCCTGGGTGGGTGGGGGCATGATGCCCAGTGGTGTGATGATTTTCACCATGCCCTTCATACCTTGCTGACGGGAGAGCGATCGGGTTACTATGCTGATTTTGGCGGGATTGAACACCTGGCCCAAGCCTATCGGCGGGGTTATGTCTATGCCGGGGAATATTCCGTCCATCGGCGGCGGCGACATGGGAATGCTCCCAGTGATTGTCGGGCAGAACAGTTTGTCGTGTGTTGCCAAAATCACGATCAGGTTGGTAACCGTCTCGCTGGTGAACGCCTGTCGCTGTTGGTAGACTTTGAGGGACTGAAGCTGGCGGCGGGGGCCGTGTTATTATCCCCCTTTGTGCCGATGCTATTTATGGGTGAGGAGTATGGAGAAACGGCTCCTTTTCTCTATTTTGTTAGTCATGGAGACGCAAATTTGATTGAGGCGGTCCGTCGCGGTCGCGCCGAAGAATTTAAAGCGTTTCATTGGCTAGGGGAGGTGCCTGATCCCCAGGGGCTAGAGGTCTTCGCACTATCTAAGTTAGACTGGGCGCGATCGCCGCAGGGGAACCAGGGTCGCTTGCGATCGTTCTATCGACAACTCATCCAATACCGACGAACTTTCCCAGCCCTGGCAACCCTGGACACCCGCTCCCAGCAGGTCGTAACTGTGCCGGAGCAACCTGGACTCTGGTTACATCGCTGGGTTGAAACCCAGGAAGTGTTGATTCTCATGAACTTTGCCGCCGTCGCACTGACCATTGCCCCTCCCTGGCCACCGGGTATCTGGCAGCGTTGCCTCGACTCGGCAGATAGCCAGTGGGCGGGTCCCGGCGCGATCGCACCCACTACCCTTCAGGAAAACACGATCGTCACGCTATCCCCCCGCAGTGTGGTGATGTATCAAGCATAG
- a CDS encoding sensor histidine kinase, translating to MQSLTATVWQWFNQQTQRWQARPSSDYRRYRQQFLRDRVRLLGLVMLGCGLLIALHHYVLGFIDPTQFDAEMSQASGDATLGSRLRAATVPTLLLAVGVPAISLGVLQTRWGYRHPALIFLGISFSITLPTQIIGTLYGLAIVPEWTWIFLGQAVLVPTHWRLHVLSQCVPIAYYLIGFPMAGLTQFSGESIYDITNLTQLTIVCLICDVGLFTYEQMQKREQESHKQLEVLLHSVSHDLQTPLLGTSLWLKSILDNSEDSNNPVSIPRNVLERLQESNDRQLTLIRSLLEAYQTEQQAQQLNCQPLQMSTLIREVLTDLQPLLNDRQVNVHQPTWDKVPTVYADAMQLWRVFCNLITNALKHNPPKIDITLTAETIKLHHRSYLRCTVQDTGTGIEPNLSRRLFQRYVRGDRAHYQPGLGLGLYVCRRIIQAHGGQIGVISTVGQGTTFWFTLPLQ from the coding sequence ATGCAATCGCTTACAGCAACGGTGTGGCAGTGGTTCAACCAGCAGACTCAACGCTGGCAAGCACGCCCATCCTCAGACTATCGCCGCTACCGTCAGCAGTTCTTGCGCGATCGCGTTCGACTGTTGGGGCTGGTGATGCTGGGGTGTGGGCTGCTCATCGCCCTGCATCACTACGTCCTTGGCTTTATCGACCCAACCCAGTTTGATGCAGAAATGTCGCAAGCATCGGGCGATGCTACTTTGGGAAGTCGATTGAGGGCGGCAACAGTTCCAACCTTGTTGCTGGCAGTTGGGGTACCTGCGATCAGCTTGGGGGTGTTGCAAACACGATGGGGATATCGTCATCCTGCGCTAATTTTTCTGGGGATTTCCTTTTCGATCACGCTGCCAACCCAGATCATTGGGACACTCTATGGTCTTGCCATTGTCCCGGAATGGACATGGATCTTTTTAGGACAGGCAGTACTGGTGCCAACCCACTGGCGACTGCACGTTCTATCACAATGTGTACCAATTGCCTATTACTTAATAGGGTTTCCGATGGCAGGACTGACGCAGTTTTCAGGTGAGTCAATTTATGACATCACAAACTTAACCCAGTTAACAATCGTCTGTTTAATTTGCGATGTTGGGTTATTTACCTACGAGCAGATGCAAAAGCGAGAGCAAGAGTCGCATAAGCAGCTAGAAGTGTTGCTGCACTCGGTCTCCCACGATCTACAAACTCCACTGTTGGGCACCTCTCTCTGGCTTAAAAGTATTTTGGATAACTCAGAGGATTCCAACAACCCAGTATCAATTCCGCGCAATGTTCTCGAACGGTTGCAGGAAAGCAACGATCGTCAGCTTACCCTGATTCGTTCGCTATTAGAGGCTTACCAGACAGAGCAACAAGCACAGCAGCTAAACTGCCAACCACTTCAAATGAGTACTTTGATCAGGGAGGTTTTGACGGACTTACAACCGTTGCTGAACGATCGTCAGGTAAACGTTCATCAGCCTACTTGGGATAAAGTCCCAACCGTTTATGCCGACGCAATGCAGCTTTGGCGAGTTTTCTGTAATCTGATCACCAATGCTTTAAAGCACAACCCACCTAAAATTGACATTACTCTCACCGCCGAAACGATTAAGCTGCATCACCGATCTTACCTCCGCTGCACAGTGCAAGACACGGGAACAGGGATTGAGCCAAACCTGAGCCGACGACTATTTCAACGCTATGTGCGAGGTGATCGCGCCCACTATCAACCAGGGCTGGGGCTGGGCTTATACGTTTGCCGTCGCATTATTCAGGCTCATGGCGGCCAAATTGGTGTGATCAGCACAGTGGGTCAGGGAACAACTTTTTGGTTTACGTTGCCTCTACAGTAA
- a CDS encoding SH3 domain-containing protein: MNSVTITPVTGKTATRNITAITTDSKTASATTGSREKSTTANSQTTPPITKPYPRRPFGLADIPRPGSSFYEFRESLKRAIKERHTEYLRAIADPNIRLSFGPPMRLDDLGIDSPSSLFWKRLERVVNAPCGPRLDSPTDVYGNPQEWACPSAIEIQQIDSSPYDPFIDVFIVGDVVNVRMAPNPNSVVIGTLSYEVVKSDPQGFNQLSERQLQLLETYEGWRPIIMPSGKRGFVSSRYAFSAVGYRAFFKNEGQGWYMTVFVTGD; the protein is encoded by the coding sequence ATGAATTCCGTTACCATAACCCCTGTAACTGGCAAAACTGCTACTCGAAATATCACAGCTATAACAACAGATTCCAAGACAGCATCTGCAACGACAGGTTCCAGGGAAAAATCTACGACTGCCAACTCCCAGACTACGCCTCCTATAACCAAACCCTATCCTCGCAGACCTTTTGGCCTAGCCGACATTCCCCGTCCTGGTAGCTCTTTCTATGAGTTTCGAGAAAGCCTTAAACGAGCAATTAAGGAACGCCATACGGAGTACTTAAGGGCAATCGCTGATCCTAATATCCGTTTGAGTTTTGGTCCTCCCATGAGATTGGATGATTTGGGTATTGATAGCCCCAGTAGCTTGTTTTGGAAACGTCTCGAACGGGTTGTAAATGCTCCCTGCGGTCCCAGGCTGGATAGCCCAACCGATGTTTATGGAAACCCCCAAGAGTGGGCCTGCCCTTCTGCGATTGAAATTCAGCAGATCGACAGCAGTCCCTATGATCCCTTTATCGATGTGTTCATCGTAGGAGATGTAGTTAATGTTCGTATGGCACCTAACCCGAATAGTGTTGTGATTGGTACATTGTCCTATGAAGTGGTGAAGTCCGATCCGCAAGGGTTTAACCAGCTTTCGGAAAGGCAACTTCAGTTACTGGAAACCTATGAGGGCTGGCGACCGATCATTATGCCCAGTGGAAAACGGGGATTTGTTTCAAGTCGCTACGCCTTTTCTGCAGTTGGCTATCGAGCTTTCTTCAAAAACGAAGGGCAGGGTTGGTACATGACAGTTTTTGTGACCGGTGATTAA
- the treY gene encoding malto-oligosyltrehalose synthase, translating to MLRIPIATYRLQFNLDFTFKDAQAIIPYLAELGISDIYASPILKARSGSKHGYDVVDPDELNPELGTPEEFEALMATVQAYGLGWLQDIVPNHMAFSSQNLMLVDVLENGPESQYRDFFDIHWEHPYAGMKGRLLAPFLGKFYGDCLESGELELQYDFHGFSINYYHQKFPLKIETYTQVLTHDLDRLRRQLSRNDPNFVKLLGVLYALRYMPSLEEGEERYEQIAFIKRMLWEVWNESEVIRNFIQENIAIFNGQRGKPESFNLLDSLIADQYFRLSYWKVGNEELNYRRFFTVNDLIALRIEHEKVFRKIHTLTLRLVKKRQITGLRIDHIDGLYDPTQYLNRLREQAEDAYIVVEKILESHENLPINWPVQGTTGYDFLNQVNGLFCQQASEEVLTNSYYRFIGSSEVCEGSIAQKARFVEDLIDQKKRLIIDKHMAGDIDNLAYLLKELSNRYRYASDFTIYGLKAALVEILAVFPVYRTYINGDGASLADQEIIRQVLARAKANIPNFLNELSFLEKFLSCKFDDSLSEDDQQAWLHFLMRLQQFTGPLMAKGVEDTVLYIYNRLLSLNEVGSDPSQFGVSPDAFHAFNQYRAEYWPHAMSATSTHDTKRGEDVRARLNVLSEIPEEWERYLQIFQTANAGYKTEIDGRDVPDRNDEYFLYQTLLGTFPFEPVDYGAYTQRIQDYLIKAIREAKVYTAWLKPDSSYEAGVTQFAQQILKQLADNEETPFVTAFREFLPKLQHFGILNSLSQVLLKLTVPGVPDFYQGTELWELNLVDPDNRRPVNFEKRLAWLQDLCQRGDDARGSNSEKRQALITDLLATPADGRIKLFLIHQVLKARHTYQEVFQRGEYEKLKILGSLKDHVIAFARRWDQTIAITIVPRLLTSLLKVGDYPLGEHVWQETRICLPLGLASSWRNLITGQVVACEATLWLREALSDFPVALLVCEALPEAEKKPEADPGAG from the coding sequence ATGCTAAGGATTCCCATTGCCACCTATCGCCTCCAATTCAACCTGGATTTTACCTTCAAAGATGCCCAAGCCATTATTCCCTATCTAGCTGAATTAGGGATTTCTGATATTTATGCCTCGCCCATCCTCAAAGCCCGCAGTGGGAGTAAACATGGCTATGACGTGGTTGATCCCGATGAACTCAACCCAGAGTTAGGCACGCCTGAAGAGTTTGAGGCTTTGATGGCAACGGTCCAGGCCTATGGCCTAGGCTGGCTGCAAGATATTGTGCCTAATCACATGGCCTTTAGCAGTCAAAACCTGATGCTCGTGGATGTTCTGGAAAATGGGCCAGAATCCCAATATCGGGACTTTTTTGATATTCACTGGGAACATCCCTATGCGGGCATGAAGGGGCGACTCCTGGCACCATTCCTTGGAAAATTTTATGGCGATTGTCTGGAAAGTGGGGAGTTAGAGCTTCAATATGATTTTCATGGCTTTTCGATCAACTACTATCACCAAAAGTTTCCACTCAAAATTGAAACCTATACGCAGGTGCTAACCCATGACCTCGATCGCCTGCGGCGGCAACTCAGCCGTAATGATCCAAACTTTGTTAAGCTGCTGGGTGTCCTGTATGCCCTGCGCTATATGCCCTCTCTAGAGGAAGGAGAAGAACGCTATGAGCAAATCGCCTTTATTAAACGAATGCTCTGGGAGGTTTGGAATGAGAGTGAAGTGATTCGGAATTTCATTCAAGAGAATATCGCCATCTTCAATGGCCAAAGGGGTAAGCCCGAAAGTTTTAATCTCCTGGATAGTCTCATCGCCGATCAGTATTTCCGGCTGTCCTACTGGAAGGTGGGGAATGAAGAACTCAACTATCGCCGTTTCTTTACCGTTAATGATCTAATTGCGTTACGAATTGAACATGAGAAAGTTTTCCGGAAGATTCATACCCTGACCCTGCGGCTGGTGAAGAAAAGGCAGATTACGGGACTGCGCATTGATCACATTGATGGCCTCTATGATCCGACGCAATATCTCAATCGCCTGCGCGAGCAGGCCGAGGATGCCTATATCGTTGTTGAGAAAATTCTGGAGAGCCATGAGAACTTGCCAATCAATTGGCCGGTACAGGGAACCACGGGCTATGATTTCCTGAACCAGGTGAATGGCCTCTTCTGTCAACAAGCCTCAGAGGAAGTGCTCACGAACAGTTACTATCGGTTTATTGGCAGTTCGGAGGTTTGCGAAGGTTCGATCGCCCAAAAGGCAAGATTTGTTGAGGATCTGATCGATCAGAAGAAGCGTCTGATCATTGATAAGCACATGGCAGGGGATATTGATAACCTGGCCTATCTTCTCAAGGAGTTATCCAATCGCTATCGCTATGCCAGTGACTTTACGATCTATGGCCTGAAGGCAGCTTTAGTTGAAATTTTGGCAGTTTTCCCAGTTTATCGAACCTATATCAATGGGGATGGGGCCAGCTTGGCTGATCAGGAAATTATTCGGCAAGTCCTGGCTAGAGCAAAAGCAAATATTCCCAACTTTTTAAATGAACTCAGTTTTTTGGAAAAGTTTCTGTCCTGTAAGTTTGATGATTCCCTATCAGAAGATGATCAACAGGCGTGGTTACACTTCCTCATGCGTCTACAGCAATTTACCGGTCCCCTGATGGCTAAGGGGGTTGAGGATACGGTGCTGTATATTTACAATCGTCTGTTATCACTGAATGAGGTAGGCTCAGATCCGAGTCAGTTTGGGGTATCACCTGATGCTTTCCATGCGTTTAACCAATATCGGGCTGAATATTGGCCCCATGCCATGTCGGCAACTTCCACCCATGATACAAAGCGGGGGGAAGACGTGCGTGCTCGTCTTAATGTATTGTCGGAGATTCCCGAAGAGTGGGAGCGATATCTCCAGATTTTCCAGACAGCAAATGCAGGCTACAAAACGGAAATTGATGGGCGAGATGTGCCCGATCGCAATGATGAGTATTTCCTCTATCAAACCCTATTGGGAACTTTTCCGTTTGAGCCAGTGGACTATGGGGCCTATACCCAGCGCATCCAGGATTACCTGATCAAAGCGATTCGGGAAGCAAAGGTATACACAGCTTGGTTAAAACCGGATAGTAGCTACGAGGCTGGAGTTACCCAATTTGCACAGCAGATTCTCAAACAATTAGCAGACAATGAAGAGACCCCATTTGTCACGGCTTTTCGCGAGTTTTTACCCAAGCTTCAACACTTTGGGATCTTAAATTCCTTATCCCAAGTCTTGCTTAAATTGACGGTGCCAGGGGTACCGGATTTCTACCAAGGCACAGAATTGTGGGAACTGAATCTGGTTGATCCGGATAACCGTCGTCCGGTCAATTTTGAAAAGCGCCTGGCCTGGTTGCAGGATCTGTGCCAGCGAGGCGATGATGCCCGTGGGAGTAACTCGGAGAAACGGCAAGCCCTGATCACTGATTTACTAGCCACACCTGCTGATGGCCGGATTAAGCTCTTTTTGATACATCAAGTTCTCAAGGCGCGGCATACCTATCAGGAGGTCTTCCAGCGGGGTGAGTATGAGAAGTTAAAAATTCTGGGCAGTCTGAAGGATCACGTGATTGCCTTTGCCCGCCGTTGGGATCAGACGATCGCGATCACGATCGTGCCCCGTTTGCTGACTTCATTACTGAAGGTGGGAGACTATCCGCTGGGTGAGCATGTTTGGCAGGAAACCCGGATTTGTCTGCCGTTGGGGTTGGCCTCAAGCTGGCGCAATCTGATTACTGGCCAAGTGGTTGCGTGTGAGGCAACCCTTTGGTTGCGCGAGGCTTTGAGTGATTTCCCGGTGGCGTTACTGGTGTGTGAAGCGTTACCAGAGGCGGAGAAGAAGCCAGAGGCTGATCCAGGGGCAGGGTAG
- a CDS encoding TPM domain-containing protein, whose translation MQHRFPQRLAQIVLAIAAVVIPWFLAAPAYAYDNPDLLPDHPTPVIDLAQTLTSVQEDALIEELNRFEVDTGWKLRVLTQYDRTPGLAIRDFWGLDGKSILLVADARGGNLLNFNVGFDVYKYLPRTFWVELQTRYGNQYFVRENGEDQSILESLHAIKGCLERGGCRVVPGLPKEQWVLTLVTSVVGGVIFGFAAHPRKPGQVFAWQWALIFSPLWGILFVAFGVGPVVSRTSEWLPLFRNVIGFMIGALVAYLTPVFSSPSTSET comes from the coding sequence ATGCAACACCGTTTTCCTCAACGTCTGGCTCAGATTGTGTTGGCGATCGCTGCCGTTGTTATCCCTTGGTTTTTGGCGGCTCCAGCCTATGCCTACGATAATCCAGATTTGTTGCCTGACCATCCGACCCCCGTTATCGATCTGGCCCAAACCCTGACCAGTGTGCAGGAAGATGCGTTGATTGAGGAGTTAAATCGCTTTGAGGTAGATACGGGTTGGAAGTTGCGGGTGTTGACCCAATACGATCGCACCCCAGGGCTGGCGATTCGGGACTTTTGGGGCCTAGATGGTAAGAGCATTTTATTAGTCGCCGATGCCCGTGGGGGTAATCTGCTGAATTTTAATGTGGGATTTGACGTGTATAAATACTTGCCCAGAACGTTCTGGGTCGAGTTACAAACGCGCTACGGTAATCAGTATTTTGTGCGGGAGAATGGTGAGGATCAGTCAATTCTAGAGTCACTCCATGCGATTAAGGGGTGTCTAGAGCGTGGCGGCTGCCGGGTGGTACCCGGTCTTCCCAAGGAGCAGTGGGTGTTGACGCTGGTGACTTCTGTTGTGGGGGGGGTGATTTTTGGGTTTGCGGCCCATCCCCGTAAGCCGGGCCAAGTGTTTGCATGGCAATGGGCTTTAATTTTCTCCCCCCTCTGGGGCATTCTGTTTGTGGCGTTTGGAGTCGGTCCCGTGGTGAGCCGCACATCGGAATGGCTGCCCCTGTTCCGGAATGTGATTGGGTTTATGATCGGCGCCTTGGTAGCCTATTTGACGCCTGTCTTTAGTTCGCCCTCAACCTCAGAAACTTAA
- a CDS encoding UPF0104 family protein — translation MQSLKKSLKAKQSLKASLRWVILGGTLFFLGATLKKHWQEVVAIRLDGAALAILVIALGITLLSHLWAAWVWTWLLKCLRADSHATEGTLHPTWLIQVYLRTNLAKYLPGNVWHFYGRIRAVMGAGVGTGIALLSVVLEPLLMAAAALLIALLGRQQGHWGWQLLSLSGVLLMIHPRCLSPVLQWAAQLKARALGSSMVPTNPLVVHRYPLAPLLGELGFLSLRGLGFCLTLLALAPIAGQQWPIVISAFSFAWLLGLLVPGAPGGLGIFEATAIALLGQYYSPGILISTVALYRLISVLAETLGAALAWLDSTGVLFALRLAPPKTGS, via the coding sequence ATGCAGTCTTTAAAAAAATCCCTAAAAGCCAAACAATCCCTGAAAGCTTCTCTGCGTTGGGTCATCCTGGGGGGAACGCTCTTCTTCCTGGGAGCGACGCTGAAAAAACACTGGCAGGAGGTTGTGGCCATTCGTCTGGATGGGGCAGCCCTAGCCATTTTAGTGATCGCCCTGGGGATCACACTGCTATCCCATCTTTGGGCTGCCTGGGTTTGGACGTGGTTGCTGAAATGCCTGCGGGCCGATAGCCATGCAACTGAGGGGACCTTGCATCCTACCTGGCTGATTCAGGTTTACCTACGCACCAATCTGGCGAAATACCTACCGGGGAATGTTTGGCACTTTTATGGTCGCATTCGGGCTGTTATGGGGGCGGGGGTGGGTACGGGCATTGCTCTGCTGAGTGTGGTGCTAGAACCCCTGTTAATGGCAGCGGCAGCCCTGCTGATCGCGCTTCTGGGTCGGCAACAAGGGCATTGGGGCTGGCAACTTCTGAGTTTGAGCGGGGTGCTGTTGATGATCCATCCCCGTTGTCTAAGCCCGGTTTTGCAGTGGGCCGCCCAACTCAAGGCCAGAGCCTTGGGGAGTTCAATGGTCCCGACCAACCCCCTCGTGGTTCACCGCTATCCCCTGGCCCCCTTACTGGGCGAATTGGGCTTTCTGAGCTTGCGGGGACTGGGGTTTTGTCTGACGCTACTCGCCCTTGCCCCGATCGCCGGGCAGCAATGGCCGATCGTCATTAGCGCCTTTAGCTTTGCCTGGTTATTGGGCTTGCTCGTCCCCGGTGCGCCTGGGGGATTAGGGATCTTTGAGGCGACTGCGATTGCCCTGCTAGGCCAGTATTATTCACCCGGTATTCTCATCAGTACAGTTGCCCTTTACCGCTTGATCAGTGTTCTGGCCGAAACCCTGGGTGCAGCCTTAGCCTGGCTAGATAGTACGGGAGTCCTCTTTGCCCTGCGCTTAGCCCCGCCCAAAACGGGAAGCTAA